In SAR324 cluster bacterium, the following are encoded in one genomic region:
- a CDS encoding tartrate dehydrogenase — MSHYRIASIPGDGIGQEVIPAGIQVAEVLAKRFGFSIEFKHFDWSCQTYMNTGTMMPKDGLEQLQSFDAIFLGAVGWPSVPDHVSLWGLLIPIRRHFDQFVNIRPVRLLKGIQSPLAGRGPEDIDFVIVRENCEGEYSESGGRIYAGTEQEIVLQESIFTRHGTDRILHYAFDLAKKRAGKLTSATKSNGIIHSMPFWDERVKAISSEYPEIEVNQFHIDILTAHFVLHPDWFDVVVGSNLFGDILSDLGPAIAGSIGIAPSANINPQGTYPSMFEPVHGSAPDIAGQGIANPIATIWTLAMMLDHLGESEAAQACEAAMETVLTSGPEARTKDLGGTASTTTCTDAVIKALRAS; from the coding sequence ATGTCACACTATCGCATTGCTTCCATTCCAGGGGACGGCATTGGTCAGGAAGTCATCCCAGCTGGAATTCAAGTTGCCGAGGTGCTCGCCAAGCGTTTTGGCTTCAGCATCGAATTCAAGCACTTCGACTGGTCCTGCCAAACCTACATGAACACAGGGACCATGATGCCCAAGGATGGCCTCGAGCAATTGCAGTCCTTTGACGCAATCTTTCTCGGAGCCGTTGGCTGGCCAAGTGTCCCAGATCATGTCTCGCTCTGGGGCTTGTTGATTCCGATTCGTCGCCACTTTGACCAGTTTGTCAACATCCGCCCTGTTCGTCTGCTCAAGGGCATCCAGTCTCCACTGGCTGGGCGGGGTCCTGAAGACATTGATTTTGTGATTGTCCGAGAGAATTGTGAGGGAGAGTATTCAGAATCAGGAGGACGGATCTATGCTGGAACTGAGCAGGAGATTGTCCTGCAGGAGTCCATCTTCACCCGTCATGGAACCGATCGGATTCTGCACTATGCCTTCGACCTTGCGAAAAAACGGGCTGGCAAGCTGACTTCAGCCACCAAGTCCAATGGCATCATTCACTCGATGCCTTTTTGGGATGAACGAGTAAAAGCCATTTCCAGCGAATATCCAGAAATCGAGGTGAACCAGTTTCACATTGACATCCTCACCGCCCACTTTGTCCTCCATCCGGACTGGTTTGATGTCGTTGTGGGTTCCAACCTGTTCGGGGACATCCTCAGTGACCTCGGTCCAGCAATTGCGGGTTCGATCGGCATCGCTCCCTCGGCGAACATCAATCCGCAGGGGACCTATCCCTCGATGTTTGAACCTGTTCATGGTTCCGCACCAGACATTGCGGGTCAGGGCATTGCCAACCCCATTGCCACCATCTGGACCCTGGCGATGATGCTGGATCATCTCGGTGAAAGTGAGGCCGCCCAAGCCTGTGAAGCCGCCATGGAAACCGTGCTGACCTCTGGCCCAGAAGCCCGAACCAAGGATCTTGGAGGGACTGCTTCCACTACCACCTGTACCGATGCTGTGATCAAGGCGCTTAGGGCATCCTGA
- a CDS encoding ABC transporter ATP-binding protein translates to MSQKALLWMNRYLAQNPLPPGAAAPPPEVSEEDMFGAGFNHEVTKRFLGFMQPYRRWVILAISALMIFTLTQVLFPLIIQKALDGQLTYFENLDSLELGVLLFAGVVVVNFSSQFCSEWIVSRVAQRLLFDMRRGMFEHLQRVSLSFMDKTETGRLMSRLQGDVGALQEFLEALVYAIGDLVLLIGIIFVLLAMDLRLGAMTLALMPVLLIIRVYWLPHARKAFARARITSSIVTATMCENIRGIRVVQGMTRERVNRNLYETKANDHFRSTVRAAAIAQLMLPTVDTLTGLALGIIALVGGNLVLQGELTAGVMIAYILYVQRFFDPIRALTLHYNAFLRAMASGERIFEVLDVPIGIEDRPDAKEIGRSDGSVRFEKITFGYNPNYPVLHDINLEIPAGQTVALVGPTGCGKSSIASLIHRFYDSYEGRVLIGGHDTRSLTQQCLSDQIAMVLQDPYLFSTTILENIRYNKTTATNEEVIEASKIVGAHEFISRLPKGYETMIEERGSNLSLGQRQLISFARALVANSPLLILDEATASIDSQSEKLLQEALNRLLENRTAVIIAHRLATIRKADKIIVLQDGCIIETGNHQELLELGGLYARLYSLNYASFDDIPEDLIQKIIAE, encoded by the coding sequence ATGAGCCAAAAAGCGCTACTGTGGATGAACCGCTATCTTGCTCAGAATCCTTTACCTCCTGGAGCAGCGGCTCCACCTCCCGAGGTGAGTGAAGAAGACATGTTTGGAGCCGGCTTCAATCATGAGGTTACTAAGCGTTTCCTGGGTTTCATGCAGCCCTACCGTCGCTGGGTGATCCTGGCGATCAGTGCGCTGATGATCTTTACCCTGACGCAGGTTCTCTTCCCCCTGATTATTCAAAAAGCGCTCGACGGTCAGTTGACCTACTTTGAGAATTTGGATTCCCTGGAGCTAGGGGTTCTACTGTTTGCTGGAGTAGTTGTGGTCAACTTCAGTAGCCAGTTCTGCAGCGAATGGATAGTGTCCAGGGTTGCCCAACGTCTACTCTTTGATATGCGCCGGGGAATGTTTGAACACCTCCAGCGAGTGTCTCTTTCTTTCATGGACAAGACCGAAACTGGGCGTCTGATGTCCCGTCTACAAGGAGATGTCGGAGCTTTGCAGGAATTCCTCGAGGCCCTGGTCTATGCGATTGGTGATCTGGTTCTACTAATTGGCATCATCTTCGTGTTGCTGGCGATGGATCTGCGCTTGGGAGCAATGACCCTAGCCTTGATGCCAGTGCTGTTGATCATTCGGGTATATTGGTTACCACACGCCCGCAAGGCCTTCGCTCGGGCTCGAATCACTTCTTCGATCGTCACCGCGACGATGTGTGAAAACATCCGAGGAATCCGCGTGGTTCAGGGAATGACCCGAGAGCGAGTCAATCGCAACCTCTATGAAACCAAGGCCAACGACCACTTCCGTTCTACCGTCCGAGCTGCCGCCATCGCCCAGTTGATGTTGCCCACCGTAGATACGCTAACGGGACTGGCCCTGGGTATCATTGCTTTGGTCGGGGGGAACCTCGTGCTTCAGGGAGAATTGACTGCTGGAGTGATGATCGCTTACATCCTGTATGTGCAGCGCTTCTTTGATCCAATTCGTGCCCTCACCCTGCACTACAACGCCTTCTTGCGAGCGATGGCCTCCGGAGAGCGGATTTTTGAAGTGCTGGATGTGCCAATTGGAATCGAAGACCGACCAGATGCGAAGGAGATCGGACGCTCTGATGGGTCGGTACGATTTGAAAAAATCACTTTTGGCTACAATCCCAACTATCCAGTCTTGCACGACATCAACCTGGAGATTCCCGCTGGTCAGACGGTAGCGCTGGTTGGGCCAACCGGTTGTGGCAAATCCTCAATTGCTTCGCTGATCCACCGTTTCTACGACAGCTACGAGGGAAGAGTCCTGATTGGGGGACATGACACCCGTAGCCTGACTCAGCAGTGCCTTAGCGACCAAATCGCAATGGTTCTCCAGGACCCCTACCTATTTTCAACCACGATCTTGGAGAACATTCGCTACAACAAAACCACGGCTACCAACGAAGAAGTGATTGAAGCTTCCAAGATTGTCGGCGCTCATGAATTTATCTCTCGCCTGCCCAAAGGCTATGAGACGATGATTGAGGAGCGTGGTTCCAACCTGTCACTGGGGCAACGACAGTTGATCTCCTTCGCTCGGGCGCTGGTCGCCAATAGTCCCTTGCTGATTCTGGATGAAGCGACTGCCTCCATCGATTCCCAGAGTGAAAAACTCTTGCAGGAAGCTCTCAACCGCTTGTTGGAAAACCGTACCGCAGTGATCATCGCACATCGACTGGCAACCATCCGCAAGGCTGATAAGATCATTGTTCTCCAGGACGGATGCATCATTGAGACAGGAAATCATCAAGAGCTTCTTGAACTCGGGGGACTCTATGCACGACTCTATTCGCTGAACTATGCGTCCTTTGATGACATCCCCGAGGACTTGATCCAGAAGATTATTGCAGAATAA
- a CDS encoding Zn-dependent alcohol dehydrogenase, with the protein MSQVQGAVCHQFAKPLQIETVELRAPLPNEVEIQLGAVAICHSDIAFAEGAWGGDLPAVYGHEAAGVVTEVGAAVRRVTVGDHVVVTLIRSCGHCLSCASGHPTICEEPGHPLSPLTNGEGQSLHQGMACGAFAEKVVVDPSQLVRIPKMLSFEVACLLACGVITGVGAVVHSAQLRAGQDVVVIGAGGVGLNAIQGALIAGARRIVTVDLNPTKLEIAHEFGATDLVLATENEPWLQAKQALGRGADAVFVTVGNARTYDSAAHYLAKGGQIVLVGMPKTGDLSTYDPGTMASISQGMVGSKMGNVVIQRDIPWMVDLYQQERLKLDELISGRWRFEQINEAIADTKSGNARRNVILFDKG; encoded by the coding sequence ATGTCCCAGGTCCAAGGTGCTGTTTGTCATCAATTTGCCAAACCTCTCCAGATTGAAACCGTCGAGCTGCGAGCACCTCTTCCCAACGAAGTAGAAATCCAGTTGGGGGCAGTGGCGATTTGTCATTCGGATATTGCCTTTGCCGAGGGGGCCTGGGGTGGTGACCTTCCAGCCGTCTATGGCCATGAAGCTGCAGGGGTGGTGACTGAAGTAGGAGCTGCTGTCAGGAGAGTCACAGTAGGTGATCACGTGGTGGTGACCCTAATCCGCAGTTGTGGACACTGCCTCAGCTGCGCATCCGGTCATCCTACGATCTGTGAAGAGCCTGGTCATCCACTCAGTCCATTGACGAACGGGGAAGGTCAGTCTCTGCACCAAGGGATGGCCTGTGGGGCCTTTGCTGAGAAGGTTGTAGTTGATCCCAGTCAATTGGTCCGGATTCCCAAGATGCTCTCCTTTGAGGTCGCTTGTCTGCTGGCTTGTGGGGTAATCACTGGAGTCGGGGCCGTGGTACATTCTGCTCAACTTCGAGCTGGACAGGATGTTGTGGTGATTGGCGCCGGAGGAGTTGGTCTGAATGCGATCCAGGGAGCGCTAATTGCCGGAGCCCGTCGCATCGTCACGGTTGATCTGAATCCAACCAAGCTGGAGATTGCTCATGAGTTTGGAGCGACTGACCTTGTTTTGGCAACTGAGAATGAACCCTGGTTACAAGCGAAACAAGCCTTAGGCAGAGGCGCTGATGCGGTCTTTGTCACTGTGGGCAACGCGAGGACCTACGACAGCGCAGCACACTACCTCGCTAAAGGAGGGCAGATCGTGCTGGTTGGCATGCCCAAAACCGGAGATCTTTCAACGTATGATCCGGGAACGATGGCTTCCATCAGCCAGGGCATGGTGGGTTCCAAGATGGGCAACGTAGTGATTCAGCGGGATATCCCCTGGATGGTTGATCTTTACCAGCAGGAACGGCTCAAGCTGGATGAATTGATCTCTGGACGCTGGCGATTCGAGCAGATCAATGAGGCGATTGCCGATACCAAGTCCGGGAATGCTCGACGCAACGTGATCCTCTTCGACAAAGGCTAA
- a CDS encoding ABC transporter ATP-binding protein, giving the protein MNSVFSDPYSFVRIIYRVLQLSLKNPLQLSIAIFAVVTGAGLQLMIPEFLGQAVDQASALFEAVNTNSSVDLSPLYWTASVLFAIASVRGIFGFLHSFLGEAIGQHMGYELRMKYFEQLSKLSFGYHDHVHTGDLITLGILDIEGIRIFINTGLLRIFFLLTLLGGGLTLMLGANPFLTMISLTFVPFLVWRGTLSSLGLRKNWLQIQDRLSLLTKVMDENLNGIRVVRAFHARDHELKKYDEAAAKALELFDRQIFIRTSNDSMMSLAFLISMTLVLWFGGQQVRDGEISLGMLTAFLAFMTILQQPVRQIGMLINSFSRASSCGERLFRVLDSAEYVQEPNTLLEMKELRALEFRNVSFHYPGENQPEVIHDISLKLQPGQTLGIVGPQGCGKSTLVQLIPRFHEPTRGDIFYNGHSLREYSLKSLRKSISLVQQDTFLFTSSVSNNVLYGDPWAAKPDVVSAAERAQLHEHIAKLPKEYDTLIGERGLALSGGQRQRLNISRSLLLGTRILVLDDSTSAVDAGTEKKIREALKPGADERLTIIISHRVASLMHADQIVYMEEGRIIEKGNHEELMKQQGNYARLYELQTLD; this is encoded by the coding sequence GTGAATTCTGTTTTCTCAGATCCCTATTCATTTGTTCGCATCATCTATCGGGTGTTGCAGCTTTCGTTGAAGAATCCTCTCCAGTTATCGATTGCGATCTTTGCAGTTGTAACAGGAGCAGGGCTACAGCTGATGATTCCAGAGTTTCTGGGCCAGGCAGTTGATCAAGCCAGCGCACTCTTTGAGGCAGTCAACACAAATTCTTCTGTGGACCTGAGCCCACTCTACTGGACCGCCTCAGTTCTCTTCGCAATCGCATCAGTGCGCGGTATTTTTGGTTTTCTCCATTCTTTCCTAGGAGAAGCCATTGGCCAGCACATGGGCTACGAATTGCGAATGAAATATTTTGAGCAACTCTCCAAACTCTCCTTCGGCTATCACGATCATGTTCACACAGGTGATCTGATCACCTTGGGAATTCTGGATATCGAAGGCATCCGTATTTTCATCAACACAGGCCTACTGAGAATCTTCTTTCTGCTAACGCTACTGGGTGGGGGTCTGACCCTGATGCTGGGCGCCAATCCCTTTCTGACCATGATATCTTTGACCTTTGTGCCTTTTCTAGTTTGGCGAGGAACACTCTCGAGCCTAGGACTCCGAAAAAACTGGCTGCAGATTCAAGATCGTCTCTCGCTGTTGACCAAGGTGATGGATGAGAACCTGAACGGAATCAGAGTCGTGCGCGCTTTTCATGCGCGGGACCATGAGTTGAAGAAATATGACGAAGCCGCAGCCAAGGCGCTGGAATTGTTTGACCGACAAATTTTTATCCGCACCTCCAACGACTCGATGATGTCGCTGGCTTTTCTCATCTCGATGACGCTGGTTCTTTGGTTTGGTGGACAGCAAGTTCGTGATGGAGAAATCAGCCTGGGGATGCTCACTGCCTTTCTCGCCTTCATGACGATTCTTCAGCAACCAGTCCGACAGATTGGGATGTTGATCAACTCCTTTTCACGAGCCAGTTCCTGTGGAGAGCGCCTGTTTCGAGTGTTGGATTCTGCAGAGTATGTTCAGGAACCAAACACTTTGCTGGAGATGAAAGAACTCAGAGCCTTGGAATTTCGCAATGTCTCTTTTCACTATCCGGGAGAAAATCAGCCAGAAGTCATTCATGATATTTCTTTGAAACTCCAACCTGGCCAGACTCTTGGAATTGTTGGTCCACAAGGCTGTGGCAAGAGTACCCTGGTGCAGTTGATTCCCCGCTTTCATGAACCAACCCGGGGAGATATTTTCTACAACGGTCATTCCTTGAGAGAGTACTCCCTGAAATCTCTCCGAAAATCCATCAGCCTTGTTCAGCAGGACACCTTCCTGTTCACCTCGTCCGTCAGCAACAATGTACTCTACGGAGATCCCTGGGCAGCTAAACCAGATGTAGTCTCTGCAGCAGAGCGAGCCCAACTACACGAACACATCGCTAAGTTGCCAAAGGAATACGACACGTTGATCGGTGAACGCGGCCTGGCGCTCTCTGGAGGGCAGCGACAGCGGTTGAACATCTCACGATCTCTATTGCTTGGAACTCGGATCCTTGTACTCGACGACTCTACCTCTGCAGTCGATGCCGGGACAGAGAAGAAGATTCGTGAAGCTCTCAAGCCGGGTGCCGATGAGCGGTTGACCATCATCATCTCCCACCGAGTCGCCTCGCTGATGCATGCAGACCAGATTGTCTACATGGAAGAGGGAAGAATTATCGAGAAAGGGAATCACGAAGAACTGATGAAGCAGCAGGGCAACTATGCGCGGCTCTATGAACTACAAACCCTGGACTGA
- a CDS encoding malonyl-CoA synthase — translation MTNPLYYSFFERHRDSDALLMILENGSRLSYRAFLETASRFANALVEIGVQPGDRVVLQVPKSAEALAIYAACIQSGSVMVPLNTGYTPAEVDYFVGDAQPKLVICDPKRQEGLQSICENHGAQLETLDAIGGGSFAEHSAKLPKNFQTIERSIDDLAAFLYTSGTTGRSKGAMLTQGNLLSNAEALVQTWCFTSSDVLFHALPIFHTHGLFVASNVTFLAGSSMIFLSSFKAQQAIEHLPKATTMMGVPTFYTRLLDEPRLNRELVQHMRLFISGSAPLLTETHLAFEERTGHRILERYGMTETNMITSNPYETERRAGTVGHPLPGVEVRITEPETATPTPAGEIGMIEVRGPNVFIGYWKMPEKTAEEFREDGFFLTGDLGQLDEVGYVQIVGRSRDLIISGGYNIYPKEIELLLDEQEGVLESTVIGVPHPDFGEGVVGVLVPQAGCTLDVEQIVETLKPMIARFKQPKQLFVLPELPRNTMGKVQKNILREQYAQVFLT, via the coding sequence ATGACCAACCCGCTCTACTACAGTTTCTTTGAAAGACATCGAGACAGTGACGCCCTGTTGATGATTCTAGAAAATGGCTCACGTCTCAGCTATCGAGCGTTTCTAGAAACAGCTTCTCGTTTCGCGAATGCCTTGGTTGAGATTGGCGTTCAGCCAGGAGATCGGGTTGTCCTACAGGTACCAAAGTCTGCAGAGGCCCTGGCGATCTATGCGGCCTGCATCCAGAGCGGCTCGGTGATGGTGCCCCTCAATACGGGCTACACACCGGCTGAAGTGGACTACTTCGTCGGAGATGCTCAACCCAAGCTGGTGATCTGTGACCCCAAGCGTCAGGAGGGTCTGCAGTCAATCTGTGAGAACCATGGCGCCCAACTCGAAACACTGGATGCTATCGGAGGAGGCAGCTTTGCAGAACACTCAGCCAAACTCCCAAAGAACTTCCAGACCATTGAGCGTTCCATCGATGACCTAGCGGCGTTTCTTTACACCTCAGGAACCACTGGTCGCTCCAAGGGAGCAATGCTGACACAGGGCAACCTGCTCTCAAATGCAGAAGCCCTGGTCCAGACCTGGTGCTTCACATCGAGTGATGTGCTCTTCCACGCCCTGCCGATCTTTCACACGCATGGGCTCTTTGTCGCATCCAATGTCACGTTCCTCGCAGGTTCTTCGATGATCTTCCTGTCGAGCTTCAAAGCCCAGCAGGCCATTGAACACCTCCCCAAGGCCACCACGATGATGGGGGTCCCGACCTTCTACACCCGCTTGTTGGATGAGCCTCGGTTGAATCGCGAACTTGTGCAGCATATGCGACTGTTCATTTCAGGCAGCGCTCCCTTGCTTACCGAAACTCACCTGGCTTTTGAAGAACGCACCGGACACCGTATCCTGGAACGCTATGGGATGACCGAGACCAACATGATCACCTCAAACCCCTATGAGACTGAACGCCGGGCTGGAACCGTTGGGCATCCACTTCCTGGTGTGGAGGTCCGCATCACCGAGCCAGAAACCGCCACTCCAACCCCAGCAGGTGAGATTGGGATGATTGAAGTCCGTGGACCGAACGTGTTCATTGGCTATTGGAAGATGCCTGAGAAAACCGCAGAAGAGTTCCGTGAAGATGGCTTCTTCCTCACGGGAGACCTGGGACAGCTCGACGAGGTTGGCTACGTTCAGATCGTGGGGCGTTCGAGGGACCTGATCATCTCTGGAGGCTACAACATTTATCCCAAAGAGATCGAGCTACTGCTTGATGAACAGGAAGGAGTGTTGGAGAGCACAGTGATTGGGGTACCCCATCCAGACTTTGGAGAGGGCGTCGTGGGGGTGCTGGTCCCTCAGGCTGGCTGTACCCTAGACGTGGAGCAGATTGTCGAGACCTTGAAGCCGATGATCGCGCGCTTCAAGCAACCCAAGCAGCTTTTTGTCCTCCCAGAACTCCCCCGCAACACGATGGGCAAGGTCCAGAAAAACATCCTCCGTGAGCAGTACGCTCAGGTCTTTCTCACCTGA
- a CDS encoding mandelate racemase/muconate lactonizing enzyme family protein: MKLIDLDLIITAPPPPAWGGRYWILTKLTTNNGITGWGECYASSVGPKVMTAVIHDVFERYFVDEDPENLERLFRRTYSSGFTQRPDLTVMGAFSGLEIACWDILGKHRDRPVWALLGGMFNERVRVYSYLYPLPHHDQEAFWHSPEMSAESALALVNQGYTAIKFDPAGPYTMCGGHMPALADLSRSVEFCRVLRETVGDRADLLFGTHGQFTTAGAIRLGQELEPYRPLWFEEPIPPDNLLEFAEVAKVIRIPVATGERLCTKAEFGTLLRSGGASILQPALGRVGGIWEARKLSAIAEVFNAQLAPHLYAGPVEWAANIQLGVSIPNLLIAETIETSFHQQLIRNSIQVEGGFVRAPQAPGLGIEVDEELARANPFAGESLHLQMQDEPCEY, translated from the coding sequence ATGAAACTGATTGATCTGGACCTAATCATCACGGCACCACCACCTCCTGCTTGGGGTGGTCGCTACTGGATCCTGACCAAGCTGACGACCAACAACGGCATCACGGGCTGGGGCGAGTGCTATGCTTCCAGTGTTGGACCGAAGGTGATGACAGCGGTGATTCACGATGTCTTTGAGCGCTACTTTGTCGATGAGGATCCTGAGAACCTTGAGCGGCTCTTTCGGCGTACCTATTCTTCCGGATTCACGCAACGACCGGATCTGACGGTGATGGGAGCATTTTCCGGGCTGGAGATCGCCTGTTGGGATATCCTCGGGAAGCACCGAGATCGACCGGTTTGGGCCCTGTTGGGAGGAATGTTCAACGAGCGAGTGCGTGTCTACAGCTACCTGTATCCACTGCCCCATCACGATCAAGAAGCCTTCTGGCATTCCCCAGAGATGTCCGCAGAGAGCGCATTGGCCTTAGTGAATCAAGGCTACACCGCAATCAAGTTTGACCCCGCTGGTCCGTACACGATGTGTGGGGGGCACATGCCAGCACTCGCTGATCTCTCTCGATCTGTGGAGTTTTGTAGAGTTTTGCGAGAAACGGTAGGGGATCGGGCGGACCTGCTCTTTGGCACGCACGGACAGTTCACAACCGCTGGGGCTATCCGATTGGGACAGGAGCTGGAACCATATCGACCCTTGTGGTTCGAGGAACCGATTCCACCAGACAATCTCCTGGAATTTGCCGAGGTCGCCAAGGTGATCAGGATTCCTGTGGCTACTGGGGAACGCCTTTGCACCAAAGCTGAGTTTGGCACTCTGCTGCGTTCAGGAGGAGCTTCGATTCTGCAACCTGCGCTGGGTCGTGTGGGAGGAATCTGGGAAGCCAGGAAACTCTCTGCGATTGCCGAAGTCTTCAACGCCCAGCTTGCTCCTCACCTCTACGCAGGACCTGTCGAGTGGGCAGCAAATATTCAGCTTGGTGTATCGATTCCCAATCTACTGATCGCCGAGACAATTGAGACGTCCTTTCATCAGCAATTGATCCGAAACTCCATCCAAGTCGAAGGAGGCTTTGTTCGAGCTCCACAAGCTCCTGGATTGGGCATTGAGGTCGATGAAGAGTTGGCTAGGGCAAATCCGTTTGCAGGTGAGAGTCTACATTTGCAGATGCAGGATGAACCCTGTGAGTACTGA